DNA sequence from the Oncorhynchus clarkii lewisi isolate Uvic-CL-2024 chromosome 9, UVic_Ocla_1.0, whole genome shotgun sequence genome:
tgaatgctgattggctgacacccgtggtatatcagaacgtataccacaggaatgacaaaacatttatttttactgctctaattacgttggtaaccagtttataatagcaataaggcacctcagaggTTTGTGGtgtttggccaatataccacggctaagaacTGTATCCAGGCATTCCGCTTTGcgtcgtgcgtaagaacagcccttagccacctcctcgtgccttattgcttaactataaactgggtgtttcgagccctgaatgctgattggctgacagccgtggtatatcagaccaatgtatatgaccaatatatatatatatgacaaatATACCacaactaagggctgtatccaggcgtTCTGCGATGCGTCGTGCAtatgaacagcccttagctgtggtatattggtcatataccacaccccctcagccCTTATTTGCTTAATTATATCACAATGTAATTCAACTTCCAGCAATGTCCAGTTCAGCtccagatagtgtgtgtgtgtgttgtgtgtgataCCTTTTCCCTCATGCAACTCCCTCACAATCCCAGTGACAGTAAAGGCATCAAGCTAGTAACCAGAATTAGGGAAGTAGAAACACTTCCTGCGTTGGCCGGAGGTTGTTCCCTAGtactgtccttctccctctctgtagctctttcctccccctcccacttctcctcctcctcctgctcctgctcctcctcctcctcctcctcctccccatccccagGCTCTgtgcctgtctcctctctgtcagccatggttGGCTCAGGGGCTGATGAGTAGTCTGGTTGTGTCCTCGGTGGTGATGGCGGTGTGTcctctgtggctgtggctgtgtctgtggctgtggtggtggctgtggctgtgtgtgtggagggctcATCAGTGCCTGGGGGAGAGCTGTCCATTGTCTCCTTCTCTACATCAGGCTCCTCtgtaagctcaggtgcatcaggCACTGTGGGAAACAATAATGAGAAATCTGTCTTCGAAACTGATTACAGGGTCCCTAGCCCAAAGCAACAAATCAATCTTCACAAAGAGGGAATATCATGATCAACCACAATTGGCTCGACACTTAGGTCAGGTTGGAGAGAATAAGATTTTACATCTGTGTGTTTTCCAAGACAATGGAGGTAGATAGTGAGGTAAAATACATTtgggggacaggagagggggcAGGCAGGCGGAGTTGCGGGCAGAGTTGTGTGATTGACATGTGCTGAATTCCTACCACAGAGGTTCTGGTCACATCGTGGCAGGTTGTCTGGACACTTGGAGCACCATTCACCTTCCTCATAGGGTTTCTCATCATTAAAGTTACCTCTGAAATGCAAAAGGTAACACAGGTCAGTGGTCACTCTGTCAGGGCTGTTAGTCAGggaccaaccctaaccctaaccccagaaTGGTATTACAATGCCTCTACAGGTGTAACGCTAACCCTAACGCAATCAGTGAAATGCAATGGTAAGGATTCATTATGTTAACTGAATGTCTAAGGGTAGAAATAGGAGATGAATGTGTAATTTAGTCCATGTTCTCTGGTGACATACTTACGCTGGGTAATAATTGCAGACTAGGAAGGTGGCTTTCTCAAAGGACAGCCCCTCCATGGTGTCACAGCGATGAACAGCACAGCCCACTGAGTGAGAGTCCGCCCACACCATCTGAAACATCCCCAGCAGTCTTGTATTGAtgtcttcatcatcatcaccatcatcatcaccatcatcaccatcatcaccatcattatcatcatcatcatcaccatcatcatcatcatcaccaccatcatcatcatcttcaccatcatcaccatgaccatcatcaccatcatcatcaccaccaccatcatcatcatcaccatcactaccatcaccatcatcaccataatcatcatcaccatcaccaccatcatcaccatcctcaccatcatcatcatcaccaccatcatcaccataatcaccatcatcatcatcatcaccaccatcatcatcatcaccaccatcattaccatcaccatcatcatcagcatcatcaccaccatccccatcctcaccatcatcatcaccaacctcatcaccatcatcatcaccatcatcatcaccaccatcatcatcaccatccttaCCACCATCcttaccatcaccaccatcatccccatcatcatcatcaccaccatcatcaccaccatcattaccatcctcaccatcatcatcaccaacctcatcaccatcatcatcaccaccatcatcaccatcaccaccatcatcaccatcctcatcaccatcatcaccaccattatcaccatcatcatctccatctccatcatcaccatcaccatcaccatcactatcctcatcatcatcatcatcatcatcatcacccacTTTCACAGGGGTTATACACACAGGAGTAAAGACATAAAGGAATATTCAACCTGTCACAGTTGTAGTACTGTGTTATAAGAAGTCTATTCTACAAATACAGTAACCATTATCTCCCCGTGTCACTCACCTGAGTGTAGTGTCCACACATCTTGTCATCCTggcagctgttgttgttgtagtcGTAGTCTAGGTGCTCCAGGAACCACTTCTCCATGGCAATGTTGGGGTCAAAGAGTCCGTTGGACACAAACAGGTTCTCTCCCATGTTCAGCTCCTCTAGATCCGGGTTGTGCTCCCATATACATTTCACAGCATAGCCCTCAGCTATGATCTTCAGATTCTCATCCCATTTCTGAAGGGGGAAAAGTGACAAACCATCGTAAACTACCAATAATCTGCTTGACTGCTACCTGTCATCTGTACAGCTGTAGTGCTGCAGACTGAACGACAGAGGGAGACATTAACCAACATTGAGGACCAAAACAGAACTCTTTGTACATTGCCTGCTATGCAACTCTATTATATCAGTGTTCCAATAGTGTACAACTTCAAACTACTTCAAATGAATCATTCTATTCAGCATTGGAATTTCCTTCTAATACTGCCTGTAGCAAGAGGAATTTCCTTGTAATACTGCCTGTAAGCAAGAGGAATTTCCTTGTAATACTGCCTGTAGCAAGAGGAATTTCCTTGTAATACTGCCTGTAGCAAGAGGAATGTCCTTGTAATACTGCCTGTAGCAAGAGGAATGTCCTTGTAATACTGCCTGTAGCAAGAGGAATTTCCTTCTAATACTGCCTGTAGCAAGAGGAATTTCCTTCTAATACTGCCTGTAGCAAGAGGAATTTCCTTCTCCGCTATTGAAATGTTAATACCTCAAACCGATAAGGGATGGTTTGTTATGTTAACAATGGAGGAAGACAATGACTATGTCTGTCTAAAAGGGTCCTTTTAACTTTAGACATAAACcatactgtacattactttaGTCACACCTTTAACTAGACATAAAccatactgtacattacattaGTCACACCTTTAACTAGACATAAAccatactgtacattacattaGTCACACCTTTAACTAGACATAAAccatactgtacattacattaGTCACACCTTTAACTAGACATAAAccatactgtacattacattaGTCACACCTTTAACTAGACATAAAccatactgtacattacattaGTCACACCTTTAACTAGACATAAAccatactgtacattacattaGTCACACCTTTAACTAGACATAAAccatactgtacattacattaGTCACACCTTTAACTAGACATAAAccatactgtacattacattaGTCACACCTTTAACTAGACATAAAccatactgtacattacattaGTCACACCTTTAACTAGACATAAACCATACTGTACattgccactgacacggcccgcaaccaaaacatgcactctccttcactgcagccgaggtgagtaaaacatttaaacgtgttaaccctcgcaaggctgcaggcccagacggcatcccccgccgcgccctcagagcatgcgcagacgagctggctggtgtgtttacggacatattcaatccagCCTTATccaagtctgctgttcccacatgcttcaagagggccaccattgttcctgttcccaaaaaagctaaggtaactgagctaaacgactaccgcctcgaagcactcacttccgtcatcatgaagtgctttgagagactagtcaaggaccatatcacctccaccctacctgacaccctagacccactccaatttgcttaccacccaaataggtccacagacgatgcaatctcaaccacactgcacactgccctaacccatctggacaagaggaatacctatgtgagaatgctgttcatcgactacagctcagcatttaacaccatagtaccctccaaactcgtcatcaagctcgcgaccctgggtctcgaccccgccctgtgcaactgggtactggacttcctgacgggccgcccccaggtggtgagggtaggtaacaacatctccaccccgctgatcctcaacactggggccccacaaaggtgcgttctgagccctctcctgagCCCTCTGatgtccctgttcacccacgactgcgtggccacgcacgccacgacaacacaacagtggtaggcttgattaccaacaacgacgagatggcctacagggaggaggtgagggccctcggagtgtggtgtcaggaaaataacctcacactcaacgtcaaccaaactaaggagatgattgtggacttcaagaaacagcagagggaacacccccctatccacatcaatggaacagtagtggagagggtagtaagttttatgttcctcggcgtacacatcacagacaaactgaattggtccacccacacagacagcgtcgtgaagaaggcgcagcagcgcctcttcaacctcaggaggctgaagaaattcggcttgtcaccaaaagcactcacaaacttctacagatgcacaatcgagagcatcctgtcgggctgtatcaccgcctggtacggcaactgctccgcccacaaccgtaaagcactccagagggtagtgaggtctgcacaacgcatcaccgggggcaaactacctgccctccaggacacctacaccacccgatgtcacaggaaggccataaagatcatcaaggacaacaaccactcgagccactgcctgttcaccccgctatcatccagaaggcgagatcagtacaggtgcatcaaagctgggaccgagagactgaaaaacagcttctatctcaaggccatcagactgttaaacagccaccactaacattgagtggctgctgccaacacactgactcaactccagccactttaataatgggaattgatgggaattgatgtaaaatatatcactagccactttaaacaatgctacttaatataatgtttacataccctacattatttatctcatatgtatacgtatatactgtactctatatcatctactgcatctttatgtaatacatgtatcactagccactttaaactatgccactttgtttacatactcatctcatatgtatatactgtactcgataccagataccatctactgcatcttgcctatgccgctctgtaccatcactcatttatatatctttatgtacatattctttatccctttacacttgtgtgtataaggtagtagttttggaattgttagctagattactcgttggttattactgcattgtcggaactagaagcacaagcatttcgctacactcgcattaacatctgctaaccatgtgtatgtgacaaatcaaatttgatttgatttgatttgacattacaTTAGTCACACCTTTAACTAGACATAAAccatactgtacattacattaGTCACACCTTTAACTAGACATAAACcatactgtacattacagtaGTCACACCTTTAACTAGACATAAAccatactgtacattacattaGTCACACCAACATTCCCATGTAAACCACATACTCCTTTGTATGATCCTTCCTTATTAAATCAAACCTTTTACGAAGGAACTTAT
Encoded proteins:
- the LOC139417282 gene encoding peptidase inhibitor 15-like; this translates as MLRGTLLWAGLMGFYVIITLCPASCQLSEDDAKTLVELHNSYRGQVVPNSTYMYKVKWDENLKIIAEGYAVKCIWEHNPDLEELNMGENLFVSNGLFDPNIAMEKWFLEHLDYDYNNNSCQDDKMCGHYTQMVWADSHSVGCAVHRCDTMEGLSFEKATFLVCNYYPAGNFNDEKPYEEGEWCSKCPDNLPRCDQNLCVPDAPELTEEPDVEKETMDSSPPGTDEPSTHTATATTTATDTATATEDTPPSPPRTQPDYSSAPEPTMADREETGTEPGDGEEEEEEEEQEQEEEEKWEGEERATEREKDSTREQPPANAGSVSTSLILVTSLMPLLSLGL